The following are encoded together in the Roseivirga misakiensis genome:
- a CDS encoding ComF family protein, producing the protein MQKILKALKYGDQPGIGEELGSRYGNELALAGFEGEFDIIVPVPIHHKRLQTRGYNQSEYFAMGLSKALSVPMNTSEFVKKKHIDSLTKQSKINRIASVDDVFSVIDGHSFEGKRILLVDDVVTTGSTLIACIESLEKANPKAISIATIGGLK; encoded by the coding sequence GTGCAGAAGATTCTCAAGGCATTAAAGTATGGCGATCAGCCAGGAATAGGCGAGGAATTGGGCAGTAGATATGGTAATGAACTGGCCTTAGCTGGTTTTGAAGGGGAGTTTGATATCATTGTGCCGGTGCCTATACATCATAAAAGGCTTCAAACTAGAGGTTATAATCAAAGCGAGTATTTTGCGATGGGTTTATCGAAGGCCTTAAGTGTACCAATGAATACGAGTGAATTCGTAAAAAAGAAACACATTGATTCCCTTACTAAGCAATCAAAAATTAACCGTATTGCGAGTGTGGATGATGTCTTTTCGGTAATAGATGGGCATTCTTTTGAAGGAAAAAGAATTCTATTAGTTGATGATGTTGTGACTACTGGTTCAACGCTTATCGCTTGCATTGAATCATTGGAAAAGGCTAATCCAAAGGCGATTAGTATCGCTACTATAGGTG